One genomic segment of Helianthus annuus cultivar XRQ/B chromosome 14, HanXRQr2.0-SUNRISE, whole genome shotgun sequence includes these proteins:
- the LOC110903840 gene encoding wall-associated receptor kinase-like 14, which yields MCLLHLLVFYFILVITASSAVAGANCNRVCKGSVVRYPFGFSDDCKIRLNCSNTGEVHIKGHRVVNLTRDHILLNFSPNCSRPVNNINVFTTKNYALTRRNGLLLDNCSHTLNECVVSTGLIQGHFNSPICSNPANRSLSCYSDDYNINNGVEFMNLTRLEKAGCRGLYSSIVVDLDPNVRQRSSVSMGFESVELGWWIQGNCSCHRKAVCANVSSIDNKRIGYRCHCFDGYDGDGFVHGDGCRRVSKCNASKYMSGECGGTTRVAVLIGGIIVGASLVSTIVLICSCIRNRINLRKHKSAKRLLSEATGSLNVPFYPYKEISRATDGFSEKQMLGVGAYATVYAGKLSNHEWVAIKKIRHKETHGINQIMNEIKLLSSVSHPNLVRLLGFCIEEGEQILVYEFMPNGTLSQHLQRERGNGLSWIMRLTIATETAQAIAYLHSAMNPPIYHRDIKSSNILLDYSYSSKVADFGLSRLGMLDESHISTAPQGTPGYVDPQYHQNYHLSDKSDVYSFGVVLVEIITALKVVDLSRRNSEVNLAALAVDKIGKGRVEEIIDPFLEPNRDAWTTSSIHKVAELAFRCLAFHGEVRPSMTEVADELEQIRLSGWASTDSYITKDKDNSPVTVQEGWASEQSSPSTSSLLSNVVQ from the exons ATGtgtcttcttcatcttcttgttTTCTATTTCATTCTGGTAATTACAGCCTCATCCGCAGTTGCCGGAGCAAATTGCAACCGGGTTTGTAAAGGAAGTGTTGTTCGTTACCCGTTTGGATTCTCGGACGATTGTAAAATTCGTCTTAATTGTTCAAACACCGGTGAAGTTCATATCAAAGGACACCGGGTTGTTAATTTAACTAGAGATCATATACTgctcaacttttcaccaaactgCAGCCGCCCGGTTAATAATATTAATGTATTCACTACCAAAAACTACGCTCTCACTAGACGTAATGGGTTGCTGTTGGATAACTGTAGCCACACATTGAACGAATGTGTGGTCTCAACGGGTTTAATCCAGGGTCACTTCAACTCACCAATATGCAGTAACCCAGCTAACAGAAGCTTAAGTTGTTACTCAGACGATTATAACATTAACAATGGAGTGGAGTTTATGAATTTGACTCGATTGGAGAAGGCGGGATGTAGGGGTCTGTACTCGTCTATTGTTGTCGATTTGGACCCGAACGTTAGACAGAGGTCATCGGTGTCGATGGGGTTTGAGTCGGTTGAATTGGGATGGTGGATCCAAGGGAACTGCAGTTGTCATCGAAAGGCGGTTTGTGCGAATGTGTCGTCGATTGATAATAAAAGGATCGGGTATCGATGCCATTGTTTTGATGGATATGATGGAGATGGATTTGTTCATGGTGATGGGTGCAGGAGAG TGTCAAAGTGCAATGCTTCGAAATACATGTCTGGTGAATGTGGTGGAACGACAAGAGTAGCCGTTCTAATTGGAG GGATTATTGTTGGAGCTTCTTTAGTGTCTACAATCGTGCTTATCTGTTCCTGCATCCGAAACCGAATAAATTTAAGAAAACACAAGAGTGCAAAACGGCTGCTTTCAGAGGCTACAGGGAGCTTAAATGTACCATTCTACCCCTACAAAGAAATCTCACGGGCTACAGACGGTTTCTCTGAGAAACAAATGTTGGGTGTAGGAGCTTACGCAACGGTTTACGCTGGAAAACTCAGTAATCATGAATGGGTTGCCATTAAAAAGATTAGACATAAAGAAACACATGGAATTAATCAAATAATGAATGAAATCAAGCTTCTGTCGTCTGTAAGCCACCCGAATCTCGTACGCCTTTTAGGATTTTGTATCGAAGAAGGTGAACAAATCCTCGTGTACGAATTCATGCCAAACGGTACCCTATCTCAGCATCTACAAAGAGAAAGAGGAAACGGTCTTTCATGGATAATGCGGCTAACCATTGCAACTGAAACCGCACAAGCAATTGCTTATCTTCATTCCGCTATGAACCCGCCTATTTATCATAGAGACATAAAATCCAGCAACATACTTTTGGATTATAGTTATAGTTCAAAAGTTGCGGATTTTGGTCTATCTAGGCTCGGGATGCTTGATGAGTCGCACATCTCGACTGCACCTCAAGGGACACCTGGCTATGTGGACCCACAATACCATCAAAACTACCACCTTTCTGATAAAAGTGATGTTTATAGCTTCGGCGTTGTTCTCGTAGAGATAATCACGGCTTTAAAAGTGGTTGACTTGTCAAGGCGTAATAGTGAAGTCAACTTGGCGGCTCTTGCGGTTGACAAGATTGGGAAAGGTCGTGTGGAAGAAATAATAGATCCGTTTTTGGAACCAAACAGGGACGCGTGGACAACTTCCTCGATCCACAAAGTAGCTGAGCTGGCGTTTCGGTGCTTAGCGTTTCACGGGGAAGTGAGACCTTCAATGACCGAAGTTGCCGATGAGTTGGAACAGATTAGACTCAGTGGGTGGGCCTCAACCGACAGTTATATAACCAAAGATAAAGATAATTCGCCTGTGACGGTGCAGGAGGGGTGGGCAAGTGAGCAGAGCTCACCGTCAACCAGTAGTTTGTTAAGCAACGTCGTCCAGTGA